A genomic segment from Papaver somniferum cultivar HN1 unplaced genomic scaffold, ASM357369v1 unplaced-scaffold_3, whole genome shotgun sequence encodes:
- the LOC113341614 gene encoding BTB/POZ and TAZ domain-containing protein 1-like, protein MEPAMKKPTKAISMSKLIGFDQISTKSDQISFEDVKILTSNGLKIFANSIILGSSSKVLEKILDRPSKYQNSVKVIPILGVPCDAVTAFIQFLYSSRCTEEEIDGYGIHLLALSHVFSVQQLKQRCTKGLSTRLMVENVVDVLQLARLCDAPDLYLKCMRFLSKEFKAVKRTEGWKFLRANDAVLELEILQYLDEIESRDKKRSRSKEERGIYLELSEAMECLEHICTEGCTNVGPYDREPTKKTGPCEKFSTCQGLQGLIKHFAMCEKRMNGGCCRCKRMGQLLKLHASICDQDDHRCKVPLCRQFKLKNQLERKAADGRWRLLVKRVACAKTVSSLSSPKMMMLRRKEEDRCQR, encoded by the exons atggaACCAGCTATGAAAAAGCCAACCAAAGCAATTTCTATGTCTAAATTAATTGGATTTGATCAGATTTCAACAAAATCGGATCAAATCTCATTTGAAGATGTTAAGATTCTCACTTCTAATGGACTTAAAATCTTTGCTAACTCAATTATATTG GGCTCAAGTTCTAAAGTATTGGAGAAAATCTTAGATCGACCAAGTAAATATCAGAATTCTGTGAAGGTAATTCCAATTCTTGGAGTTCCTTGTGATGCTGTAACCGCTTTCATACAATTTCTTTATTCATCAAGATGcacagaagaagaaattgatggatATGGAATTCATCTACTAGCTTTGTCACATGTTTTCTCTGTACAACAACTGAAACAGAGATGTACAAAAGGATTGTCAACAAGATTAATGGTAGAAAACGTTGTTGATGTTCTTCAACTTGCTAGATTATGCGATGCACCTGATCTGTATTTGAAATGTATGAGATTCTTATCGAAGGAATTCAAAGCTGTTAAGAGAACTGAAGGGTGGAAATTCTTAAGAGCCAATGATGCTGTTCTTGAACTCGAAATCTTACAATACCTCGACGAGATCGAATCG AGAGATAAAAAGAGGAGTAGAAGTAAAGAAGAACGGGGTATATATCTAGAGCTAAGCGAAGCGATGGAATGTCTTGAACATATTTGTACAGAAGGTTGTACAAACGTCGGACCATATGATAGAGAGCCAACTAAGAAAACTGGACCATGTGAAAAATTCTCAACTTGCCAAGGTCTACAAGGTTTGATCAAACATTTTGCCATGTGTGAGAAGAGAATGAACGGTGGATGTTGTAGGTGCAAGAGGATGGGGCAACTTCTTAAACTTCATGCTTCTATTTGTGATCAAGATGATCATCGTTGCAAAGTCCCTTTGTGCAG ACAATTCAAATTGAAAAATCAACTGGAAAGAAAAGCAGCTGATGGACGATGGAGACTACTAGTAAAAAGAGTGGCATGTGCAAAAACTGTATCTTCCTTGTCTTCACCAAAAATGATGATGTtgagaaggaaagaagaagacAGGTGTCAAAGGTGA